AATCAAATCGGTGAATACAAACACGAAGTCTATCGAAATCGGACCGATGCAGAGGTTGCTGACGCAGACACTTTCGTGAAAATAGCTGAGGTAGACGTCACCCAAAACGGATTCTCTTATTTGGATGATGGAAGCTTTAACGGAGTTCCTTTAGTGAAAGAAATTGAGTACTGCTACTATGTCATTACCAAGGGAGCATACAATGTAGAAGGCTTAATCTATCCATTGGAAAATAAGTCTCAGATCATTTGCGCTAAACCCGATGACAACCGTCTTCCTTGTCCTCCTGTTTTGACTTTTGAAGGGCCAGAATGTGCCGCCTATGTTGCCGATCAGCCTTGCAATAGTTCCTCATTTGAACATGAATTGAGCTGGGTTCCAGATTTCAGTGGCAACTGTGATGACGAGTTGAGTGGATTTAAATTATACTTCACCTCCGAAGGAGAAGAAGGGGAATTCACCTTGGTTGGAGAATATTCGTCTCTACAACTTCAAGCTACCCTTACCAATCTACCGACCTATCGCGGATGTTATTACATCACGGCAGTAGATCGCTCAGGTAACGAAAGTGAGCCAAGCAATGTGGTTTGTGTGGACAATTGTCCATCCTATAACCTTCCGAATGCATTTACACCGAACGGTGACGGAATCAATGATACCTTCTCCGCGTTCGACAATCCATTTTCTGAATGTCCAAGATTTGTAACTGGAGTAGAACTTTTCATCGTCAACAGATGGGGCGTGGAGGTATTCCGATACAATAGCTTGGAGTCGAATGAAAATGATGTCTTTATCCGTTGGAATGGACGGGATAAAAACGGCAACGAATTACCAGTAGGCACCTATTTCTATTCGGGTAAGGTCTTCTTTGATGTCCTTGATCCTAGTCAGCAAGAGCGCGAGCTTAAGGGTACAATTCAAATTCTTCGATGAACCGAAAGTCCATCATTCTATTTGATGGTGTCTGTTCGCTTTGCAATGCTTCCATCGATTTTGTTCTTAAAAGAGACAAACATAATCGCTTCTTAGTAGGGGCATTGCAAAGTGAAGCGGGCCGAAAACTGAAAGAAGCCCATCAAATTCCAGAAGAATATTTTGATTCCCTGATTCTCATAGAAAATGGACAGGCCTTTTTTAAAAGTACTGGAGCACTCAAAATTGCCAAGGACTTGAGCGGTATCTGGCCAATTTTATATCCCTTGATTTTTTTACCCAAAGGCTTGAGAGATCCCATTTACGACTGGATTGGAAAAAACCGATACCGTTGGTTTGGAAAAAAAGAAACCTGTCGACTTCCTTCCCCCGAGGAAAAAGAAAAGTTTTTGGTTTAGGAGATTCTAAGCTTTAGAAATATTGGATAATCATCCAAAAGAAAGGCATCCCAAAGGTGATATTGAAGGGGAAAGTGATCGCTAATGCCATGGGCACATATAATCCTTCATCAGCATCTGGATTGGCAAGTTTCATTGCTGCAGGGACTGCAATATAAGAAGCGGAGGCTGCAAGGATAGAGAAAATTAAACGATCGCCTGCCGCAGGAGCTATCCAATGCGTAAGGACTGCAACTGTACAACCGTTTATAAGTGGAACTGCCACTGCAAAGAGGGTGGAGAAGTAACCGTATTTGAAGAATGTCTTGAGCTTTTTCCCACTTCTGATCCCCATATCCAATAAAAAAACAGCCAGAAAACCCTTAAAAATATCCGTAACGAAAGGCTTGATCCCTTCAGCTTGACGCTCATCAGCAATTAATCCAATCAGCAAACTGCCTAAAATCAATAGCACGGAACCATTGGTCAAAGCATGATGAAGGATAGACTTAAGTCCTCCCACTGGTCCTTTATCAGAATATTTTTGAAGTAAAATCACCCCTGTAATTATCGCTGGAGCCTCCATCAGTGCCATCACTGCCACCATATGACCTCCAAAAGTAACTCCCTGCATGTCCAAAAATGAAACGGCTGCCACAAAGGTTACCGCCGAAATAGACCCATAGGCAGCTGCAACGGCTGACGCGTTAGCTACTCCTAATCTTTTTCTAAGAATATAAAAGGTATATATCGGAACTCCAGCTGAAAGTCCTACTCCAAAAAGTAAGGCCCAAATGATCTCAGACCCAAATTCACTATGAGAAAGTTCTTGTCCACCTTTAAATCCAATAGACAACATTAAATACAATGCAATAAATTTGGCACTTGTCCCGGGGATTTCTAAATCGCTTTTGATTCGTACCGCGATAATTCCCAACACAAAGAATAACAGGCTGGGATTCGTCAAATTATTGATCAGTATTTGAAAATCCATGGCGCAAATATCCTTTCCATTTCCATCTCAAAAAAGAAAAACATAATTTTTTTTAATCCGTATCAATTTTGAAATTAAAAAAATTTATGAATATATCTTTCCAGCAACTCAAGGCACTACAGGCAGTCGCAAAGTATCAGAGCATCACCAAAGCTGCTGAAGCAATGGATATGACCCAACCGGCAGTCTCCATCCAATTGAAAAATCTTCAGGAGCAATTCAATGTTCCGCTTACTGAGATCATCGGAAAAAAAATCCATATCACGGAGTTTGGTCAAGAGCTGGTGTCAACTGCTGATCGGATTTTTGAAGAACTCAATCAAATCGAAAACCGAATGCTGGAGCTCAAGGGCTTGTTGGGAGGTAAAATCCGAATTTCGGCAGTTTCTACTGGGAAATATATTATCCCATATCTAATGGCGGATTTCACCAAAATTCATCCACATGTGGATATCAGCCTAGAGGTTTCAAATCGGTTTACGGTGTTAGCTCACCTTCAGGAAAACTCTACCGACCTAGCTTTAGTATCTCTCTGGCCAGATGACTTGGATCTGGAGAGTGTCACTTTAGCTTCTAATAAATGGTATCTCGTCTGTGCTCCTGAAAAGGCAACCGAATACCAAGCCTACATCGAATCCGGAAATTGGGCAAAAATCCCATTTGTCCTTCGGGAAAAAGGTTCAGGTACGCGAACCATGATGGAAACCTTTTTCCAAGACCGCGATATAATCATCAATAGTAAAATGGAGTTGGCAACAAACGAAGCTGTCAAACAAGCCGTTATGGCTGGCCTCGGAGCTTCCGTGATTTCCAATTTTTCCATGACTCAAGAACTCAAAGACAAGCGCATTGCCATTTTGACTTATCCAAATTTGCCTTTGGTCGCAGATTGGAAATTGATTTGGTTAAAGCAAAAAAACCATAATCCAGCCGTCAAGGCCTTCATTCGCTGGGTGAACGAAAACAGAGACACCATACTTCATGAACATTTCCCGGGCTTGGATCTCTAATCAGAAGAAATTCCAGCTTTGAAAAAAGGCCTATATTTGTGCCTTTGAAAAAATCAAGCGCTAGAAATCAACTCCAATTGCAAGTGTTTAATTCAACTTGGAAGAGGATTTGATTAAAACGAAAAATTCATGAAAGCATTTGTTTTCCCGGGCCAAGGTGCCCAGTTCCCAGGAATGGGCAAAAATCTTTACGAAGAAAATGCAGCCGCAAAGGCCTTGTTTGAACGGGCGAATGAAATCCTCGGATTCCGAATCACAGACATCATGTTTAATGGAACGGAAGAAGAGTTGAAGCAAACTAAAGTAACTCAGCCTGCAATATTTCTTCATTCAGTTGTTCTTGCCAAAATCACTCCTGATTTTGCTCCTGATATGGTCGCAGGTCATTCTTTGGGGGAATTTTCTGCTTTGGTAGCGAATGGAACACTCGCTTTTGAAGATGGTTTAAAGCTCGTTTATCAGCGAGCTATGGCGATGCAAGAAGCCTGCGAAATTAACCCTTCGACCATGGCTGCAATCTTGGGTTTAGCTGACGAAAAGGTCGAAGAAATCTGCTCAGAAATCTCCGATGAGATTGTCGTTGCAGCAAACTACAACTGCCCAGGTCAATTGGTGATTTCAGGCTCAAATAAAGGCATCGAAATCGCCTGTGAAAAAATGAAGGCTGCCGGAGCAAAACGAGCCCTTCCTCTTCCTGTCGGTGGAGCATTCCACTCTCCTTTGATGGAGCCTGCAAGGGAAAAACTACAGAAAGCCATCGAATCCACGGAATTCCATACCCCAAGCTGCCCCGTATATCAAAATGTGAGTACCACAGCAGTATCGGATGTAGAAGAAATCAAGCGCAATTTGATTGCCCAATTGACTGCACCCGTTAAATGGACGCAATCTGTCCAGAATATGGTAAAAGATGGAGCCACGCATTTTGTAGAATGCGGACCAGGCAAAGTCCTCCAAGGATTAGTGAAAAAAATCCATCCGGAAGCTGAAGTTTCCGGAGTTTAAGATCAAGATCCCGCCAAATATTAGGCGGGATTTTTTTTTAAAATGCCGGAACTACCTCACTTTGATCCTCACATTCTTGAAGTAGTTCAAGCATAGATTTCCCAGAAACAGGATGCTTCCGATCTGGAATTAGCTCCACCAATGGAACTAATACGAACTTTCGCTCACCTAGAAATGGGTGGGGAATGATCAAACGATCAGACTGAATTATCGAATCCCCAAAAAAAATAATATCAATGTCCATGGTTCGATCCCCCCAAGTTTCGACACGAGTTCTTCCGAGCTGAATTTCGATTTGCTGCAGAATATCCAAGACCGATTCGGCAGACATCGAAGTAGAAATGATTGCGACTTGGTTTAAAAATTTCCCCACAGCAACTCCACCCCATGGAGCAGATTCATAAACTTTGGAGCACTGGACCAGGTGAAATTTATCCTTGATAGAACCCAAGGCTTGTTGAATTAATTCCTCCCTGTTTCCCTTATTCCCTCCAAAACATAATACAACCTCTGTTTGCATCGCTTGTCACTTCGCTTTTGTAAACCTAAGGCAAAATGGATTATTTTCGGGACAAAGTATAATGGGAAAATTTGCGATCCTTTAGTGAAAGCAATTATTCCATGTACCTCTCAACAAAACGAAAACCAAGAACTATTCACCTCAATATTTAAAAAATGAAGTTTCTAGGAAATGTATTAGCTGTCATTGTCGGATTGATCGTTTTCACCGGATTGAGTTTGATGATCCTATTTGGTATCATCGGAATTATCGCGGCATCTTCTGAAAAAGATGTGAAACTGGATGAGCCCACATTGCTTCATTTGAATCTAAATGGAAGATTGCTAGTCGAGCGCACCAGTGATGACGATTTTAATTTTGGAGCATTCGGAGATCCTTTTGGAAATCAACTGAATGCTGGCTTGGTCAACTTGAAAAAGGCCATCGCAGAAGCCAAGACCAATGAAAACATCAAAGGAATCTATCTCAATACAGGCTTGATCATGGCAGGACAAGCCAACCTTTTGGAATTGAGAGAAGCGCTGATTGACTTTAAAGAATCTGGAAAATTTATCCTTGCCTACGATGAGGCTTATGGAGAAGGAGGATATTTTTTGGCATCTGTAGCTGATGAGATTTACCTCAACCCATTGGGAGGCATTGATTTCAATGGTTTTTCTTCTGAGACCATTTTCCTCAAAGGCTTTTTCGAAAAAGTGGGAATCAAACCTGAAATTTTCCGAGTGGGAGAATTCAAAAGTGCAGTTGAGCCTTTCATTTTAGATAAAATGAGTCCCGAAAACCGACTCCAAACCGAATTTTTCCTAAATGACATCAACGCCCTTGCAGTAAAGCAAATTGCTGATTCTCGAGGAATGAGCTTTGACAGTTTGATGAAAATCAACTCCAAAATGCTTGTAAGAAAGCCAAAAGACGCGGTAGCCTATGGGCTTGCCACCGAACTTCTTTATGAAGATCAAGTCCATGCAAAACTTCGGGAGAAGCTTGGTCTTGGAGAAGACGATGACATTCCAACCATCAACGCTTCAGATTTAGGCTCCATGGCGAAATCAAAAAATATCACTTCCTCAAATCGCATCGCAGTGATTGTGGCAGAAGGTGAAATTGTTGATGGGGATGTAGAAGGCGTAATCAGCTCTGAAAAGTTTGCCAAGGAAATCCGTAAGGCTAGAAAGGACGACGCCATTAAAGCGATCGTACTTCGGGTGAATTCTCCTGGAGGATCTATTTTGGCCTCAGAGGTGATCTGGAGAGAAATGGTGGAAGCTAAAAAAGCAAAACCGGTCATTGTTTCTATGGGTGAAGTAGCAGCTTCCGGAGGCTATTATATTTCAGCTCCTGCGGATACCATTGTCGCTCAGCCAAACACGATTACGGGTTCCATCGGCATTTTCGGAATGTGGTTTAATGTGCAAGAATTATTAAATGATAAGCTGGGAATCACCACCGATGTAGTCTCTACCGGGGAACTTTCTGATTTCATGAATGCAGGACGTCCATTGACAGAAGTGGAGCGAACCATCATTCAGTCAGGCGTAGAGGATGGATACGAAACCTTCATCACTCGTGTGGCAGAAGGCCGTGGGATGCATCCAGATTCTGTAAAGAAAATCGCTTCTGGTCGAGTATGGACAGGAAGTCAGGCTAAAGAAAGAGGCCTAGTAGACGTTTTAGGTGGATTGGATACTGCTATCGAAATCGCAGCGGCGAAGATTGAGGCCGGAGACGATTATCGAGTGGTTTATTATCCAGAACAAAAACCTTGGTTTGAGGAGTTCATGTCTTCCATGACAGACCAAGTAAAAGTCAAAGTGCTTCAAGCCCAACTGGGAGAACACTACCCGATGTACCAAAAAATCGATCGAATCAAGCGATACCAAGGAGTACAAGTACGAATGCCTCAGGAAATCGTTATCAAATAAAATCAAAGCCCTCTAAAAGATATTTTTAGAGGGCTTTTTAAATTTTTAAAGAATCCTACTGGATACTTAAAAGCAAAATTTTCCAAGCTAGCTCCACATTACCAGCCTCCAATTCTTCTTTTGCCCAGCGATGAAGATGGTCAACTAGCGAATCAGGATCATTTTGAAATCGAATTTTCATTTCCAAAACTTCCTCCTGCTGACCAAATGCAGCGATCGCCTCAGGGGAAGGAAGATGTTCTACATTTCCTAACCTGCCCAGATTATTTCCTGTCAATACAGGGCTGTTTTTGATGGATTCCGGGATTTGATCCACTCCAATTCCCAAGGTGGTCAATGGCTTAGGAATCTGAAAAAGGGTTTCTAGAGAGATTTTGGAATACCAATTTCCACCAAGACGAGCTACAGGATCGAGCTTCAGCGGATCGATAGCACCTTTTTCATCCAAAATTTGCTCGGAAACATGGATTTTTAGCACCTCACAAATCACGAGATTTCCAGCCCCTCCTTCTTCTCCCAGAGGCTTGACCTCATTCACCTTACATTCAAAAGCAACGGGCGCTTCTTTGACCCGAGGAGGAGCGACTAATTCTGAGGAAATGGAAGTTAAGCCTGCCTTTTCAAACTCATTAACTCCTCTCGGATACTCCGTACTGGCCAGAGACATTTGTTCGACCAAGTCAAATCCGATCAGATGAATGACTACTTCCGGGACCTCCAGCACATTTTCCAGCGTATGCTTGGTCGAATTATCACGAACTCTCCGAGAGGGTGAAAAAACCAAAATCGGTGGATTCGCACTAAACATGTTGAAAAAGCTGAATGGACTTAGGTTGACATTCCCATTTTTATCGATGGTGCTTGCAAAAGCGATAGGCCGGGGCGCTATGGCTCCCTGTAAAAGTGCCTGTAAATCTTGAGTACTTAGGTCTTTCGGATAAATGGTTTTCATTTCCACAAAATAGATCGCAATTTTATTTGTATAAGTATTTTTCCACGAATTAGTTCAAACCCAATGAATCCCAAATTTCTCATTTCTCTCCTTTTCCTATCCTGGATTTGGATGAGCTCATTAGTTCCGACTCAAGCTCAGACACATACCTTTGCCACCTTTAATATCCGGTGGGCAAATCCAAATGACGAAGGAAATCTCTGGAAAGATCGCGCGCCTCATGTTATTCATTTGATACAATTTCACAAAATCGGCCTTTTTGGAACCCAAGAAACCCTCGTCCAACAATTGAAGGAAATCAACGAGGGATTAGGCTACCTATCCATAGGGGTCGGAAGAGATGATGGAAAAGAGAAAGGCGAATTCTCCCCTATCCACTATGACCCTTCTTTGTACACCTTAGAAGATTCCGGGACTTTTTGGCTATCTCCAACTCCAAATGTTCCAAGCAAAGGATGGGATGCTGCCCTTAACCGAATTTGCACCTGGGGAAGATTTAAATCCTCGGATGGCAAACGATTCTACGTGTTTAATATTCATTATGATCATATCGGGCAAGAGGCGCGAGAGGAAAGCAGTAAACTAGTTGCTGCTCAAATTTCGGCAATCAACCAAGAAAAACTTCCTGTCATTTGGATGGGGGATTTCAATGTCACACCAGAGAATCCAGCCTATCAAACCATCATGAATCAATCCGATTGGAAAGATGCTCGGTTAATTTCAGAGATTCCTTCCTATGGCCCTGCAGGAACCTTCACCGGATTTGATTGGGAGAAAATGCCAGATGGAATCATTGACCACATTTTTGTCAATGGAAAAGTGAAGGTCATTAGACATGGAATATTGACGGATAATTATGGAAAAAAATACCCCTCTGATCACTTTCCAGTCCTTGTAGAGGTTTCATTTTAAAAATTAAGGCTGTCTATCGTGGAAGTAGGGACTCAACTTTTGAATCTCTTTTCCGGAATAGACAGCCCTACTTGAGGATTAATTAATTACCCCCGATAGTCTTTGTGGTAGTTTCACCATTGATGGTGATGGTAATAGTTTGGTTATCACAAGTCCCTGCACCATAGTCCACGATTACTTCATTTTCTCGGTAAAGCGTTTCTACGACCCCTTCAATCGGTCCTCTTCTTCTTCCATTGCAAGAAAGGTCAATAACAACAGGAGTGGTGGTTTCATGAGAATAAATCACATCCCCTGAGGCAGTAATTAAAGAAGTTTTTGCCTGATGGATGATGGTACCTTCTTTTGGTCTTCTACGATCTTCACTCGGAACAACTTCAGAATCTCGTGATTTTTCAGATGTCCAAATAGCTTCTGTTCCATCTGCAAAGATGAATTTACCTCCTGCAACGCTGGATGTTAAGGAACCAACTCCGGTTGTTTTATCGAAGGTAGAGACGGTAGTTTTTACTCCAAAAATCTGAATTTCATTAACCACATAATCTTCAAAAGTGATGACTTCAGTAAGTGTATTGTCTACTTTGTTTCGCTCTATAATGATTTTTCCTGATCGAGTGATTTCCTCCTCACCTCTAGTAATAGTCACTCCTGTTCCGAAGTCTACTTCTGTCTTGACAATTAGGGCTAATAAAGAATCAATTTCCGGAAACTGATTCCCACTTGGCCCTTCATGCGGACCTTCTTGACTACTTGGCAAAGGAAGCTGTACCACAGCTCCGTCTGCATCATAGTGGGTGAGTGTAGCACCCCCAAATTTTGAAATACGGAAGCCTCTGATTTCGCCCGAAGATTCAGCATCGATAATGGCAAGAATCTCATCATTTGGTGCGAGGAGGTTCAATCCGTCAATTACTCCTTTATGTCCTCCCTTTCCTGAACCTTTGCCAATTCCTTTGCCTTTCCCGTTCGATTTTCCATTTCCCGCATGAGCCGTTTCAGATGTGGCTACTACCCGAGAATTAACCGTTCCTGCTTGAATGGAATTTCCACTTATCGTAAAGCTGGATCCACTGACAAGCTGACCGGAAGTTTGTGCAAGATCAACGGCAGTAGCATCTTCCACTGTCAATTGATCAATCCCTGTGACATCATCGTTTTGAGAACATGCAGTAGCCAAAAGCAACAAATAGCCGAGCAAAAGTGCGTTTTTAAGAGTTTTCATGTTTTGAGATTAGTTGGTTAATGATCCAAAAGTGGAATGTCAATATGAAGACAACATGAAGATTTAAACTTTCTTCAATTTTTTTTCAAAAAAATAAATTCAACCTGATTTTGTTGGTCAATACTGGTTAGTTCCAGTTGGACGCCCAAAAACAAAGCAATCTTAAACATAATCTGAAGTCCAAATCCAGAGCTTTCTCTTGAAGCATCTTTTAAAAAGACTTGACCTTCCCTGACTTGTTCCAAGACCTGCGGATCGATGGGATCGCCCTCATTAGTAACACGAATCCGATATCCATCTGATATCAGCTCCCCAGAAAGCACAATTTCCGATCCGCTGAAGGAGTAGCGAATGGCATTTGAAATGGAATTTTGAATCATCATGCTCAGCAAAGAAGCATTTGTTTTTTCAAAATTGAATTGATCCAAACGATCCAAACGTAGGCGTAGACCTTGATTGGCGGCAATGCCTTCCCAATCTTCCACCAGCTCCTCAATCAATTCGACCATGGACACATTTTCCTTCTTTAAAAACTGGGCATTATTTACTTTGGAAAGTAGCAGAAGGGCATTGACCGATTTTTTCATTTTTTGAATGGTCTGCTGCATTTCCATCAATTTCCCCTGCTGCTTTTCAGTCAATTCTTCCTCCTCAAAGAGCATTTCCAACTTGGATTGCAAAACAGAAATCGGTGTTTTCAATTCATGCGAGGCATGAGAAATAAAAATCCGCTCTTGATTAAAGGACTTTTGGATCCGTTTCATCATTTCAGATATGGCCTGATCCAAAATCACAAATTCTCGAGTGGTACTCGGAATCGATTCATCCTGAAACTGCTGCGGTTCGTTGATCTGGGTAATTTTCGTTCGAATTATTCGATCAAAGGGTTTCATAATGACCCTGCTAATCCCTGAATCTAACAGTGCCGAAAACACAAGAAACAAAATCAGGATGGCGATCGAAATTTGAAAAAATAGGTATTCAATTTCCTCTATGGTTTTGAGGCTTTTTCCAATTTCAAGTAAGTAATCCTGCCCTTCAACTGAAATCACTTCAGCAAAAACACGATAGCTTATTTCCTCCTCCTCGATGATCCTCTTTTCGGTTACATATTCTGTCACTAATGCAAAGCCCATATCCACTTTTTCAAGCAGGATGTATTCCTCTTTTAAAATATTGTAGGACCCGTATCCCGCATCCGGCTCATCATCCGAGATAAATGACTGAATCCCATTCTCCAAGATTATTTCTTCGACTTGCTCCTTTTTTTGCTGAAGTTCAGCATCTGTGTTTCGAAGAATCAAATACCTAAAAATGAGTGGGCCAGACATCAAAAAAAGCAGCAAGAGAATGCCTTTTCCCAATAAATTAAATAAAAGAAGCTTATTGAAAAGTCGCATCAACCTGTCACTTTATATCCCAAACCCCGGATTGTTTCCAACCAAGTTACTTCTGCAAAGGGGCTGAGTTTTTTCCGGATGTTTTTAACGTGCACATCAATATAATTTGACTGAAAATCATCCTCCAGATGATCACCCCAGAGGTGTTCGGCCAATTGAAAGCGATTTAAAACCCTGTTCTTATTGATCACCATAAACTGGAGAAGAATATACTCTTTCTTGGTCAATTTCACTTCTTCCCCATTAAAAGCGATAAGTGGCTGATTGAGATGAATCTCAAATCCTCCAAGATTGATCACGTCTTTTTTCCATCCGCTTTTCCTTCGAATGATCGCTTGCATCCGGGCTTTTAATTCGAGTAGAGAAAATGGCTTTGCCAAATAATCGTCAGCACCGCTTTCCAATCCCAAGATCCGGTCACCTACCTCAGCTCGCGCAGTTAAGATAATCGTGGAAGCATCCGCTTGGTATTGATTTACTTCCGGGATCAAATCCAATCCATCTCCATCCGGTAATCCTAGGTCGAGGAGTACAAAATCATAGGAATTAACGGCTAAACATTCTGAGGCCATCCTTTTTGAAAAGGCATGATCTACCAAATGATTTTCACCTTGAACAAATCGGATGATTTCCTGGGCCAAGCCGGCTTCGTCTTCCACTAGCAGAACTCTCATTTTGTTTTCTTTTGAAATGGAATCAAATATGAAATCCCTCCACTGAGAAAGAAGCGCGAGGAGGACGAATCGTAATCAGGAACTTGAAGCGGTTGAAGAAAATTTAAATCCAACTTAAGCTCCAAATTCTGAAAGGTCAGAGAAAAAGGAAGAACAAACTCGAAAGCTTGAAGTGTAAATCGGCTGGCTTGAAGGGTCTCCTGTTCGGTAAGCACAAAGTTTCCAAGGGTATAAAAATTGGTAGTCCCAAAGTAAAAAGAGGCTTTTGGCTCAAACGAAAATAGTCCCTTTCCCCAAAGTAATTGATTCAGTTGAAAATATCGGGAGTGATTAGAAGCTATTACAAAATCACTGGGTTGATTGAGAATCGCCTGGACCTGAAAAGTACTATACAACACATTCCAATCCCATCCCAATACTCCTTGAAGAACTCCCATCCGGTCTGCTCCCACTGAATTCAAATAGCTTCCTCCAGAATATAACCAAGCTCCAAGATCAAGATCCAGTTTTTCACTCACTGAAGAAGAATAGCCTAAGCCTCCACCAACCAGACCTGTCAAATCCGGATCAAAAAACCGAGTCCAAGAACCGGAGACGTAGAACCCCGATTTAGTTAAATACATCGATTGAAAGGAAAAAGCAGGAAGGGATTGTCCAAAGTCTCTGGCCAGAAAAGTAGAAACAGGCTGAAAATCTGTATTGATCCAAAGAAAACTGGTAGAATCTACCGATTCCTCTTGTGTGGAATCTTGTTCCTGACCGAGTGCTACCAATGGGAAGCTACAAATAAAAACCAGCAACCAGGATGCTATACGCATGTGAAATATGATGAGCCAAATGAACCCTTGAGCTGATTAGATTATCAGCCTCCGGGAGGTCTAAACCGAGGATTTCGAGGTCGAACTTCAGGTCGTTTGATCGGACCAGAAGGGCGGGCTT
Above is a window of Algoriphagus sanaruensis DNA encoding:
- a CDS encoding thiol-disulfide oxidoreductase DCC family protein — its product is MNRKSIILFDGVCSLCNASIDFVLKRDKHNRFLVGALQSEAGRKLKEAHQIPEEYFDSLILIENGQAFFKSTGALKIAKDLSGIWPILYPLIFLPKGLRDPIYDWIGKNRYRWFGKKETCRLPSPEEKEKFLV
- a CDS encoding sodium-dependent bicarbonate transport family permease; its protein translation is MDFQILINNLTNPSLLFFVLGIIAVRIKSDLEIPGTSAKFIALYLMLSIGFKGGQELSHSEFGSEIIWALLFGVGLSAGVPIYTFYILRKRLGVANASAVAAAYGSISAVTFVAAVSFLDMQGVTFGGHMVAVMALMEAPAIITGVILLQKYSDKGPVGGLKSILHHALTNGSVLLILGSLLIGLIADERQAEGIKPFVTDIFKGFLAVFLLDMGIRSGKKLKTFFKYGYFSTLFAVAVPLINGCTVAVLTHWIAPAAGDRLIFSILAASASYIAVPAAMKLANPDADEGLYVPMALAITFPFNITFGMPFFWMIIQYF
- a CDS encoding LysR family transcriptional regulator; translated protein: MNISFQQLKALQAVAKYQSITKAAEAMDMTQPAVSIQLKNLQEQFNVPLTEIIGKKIHITEFGQELVSTADRIFEELNQIENRMLELKGLLGGKIRISAVSTGKYIIPYLMADFTKIHPHVDISLEVSNRFTVLAHLQENSTDLALVSLWPDDLDLESVTLASNKWYLVCAPEKATEYQAYIESGNWAKIPFVLREKGSGTRTMMETFFQDRDIIINSKMELATNEAVKQAVMAGLGASVISNFSMTQELKDKRIAILTYPNLPLVADWKLIWLKQKNHNPAVKAFIRWVNENRDTILHEHFPGLDL
- the fabD gene encoding ACP S-malonyltransferase, with product MKAFVFPGQGAQFPGMGKNLYEENAAAKALFERANEILGFRITDIMFNGTEEELKQTKVTQPAIFLHSVVLAKITPDFAPDMVAGHSLGEFSALVANGTLAFEDGLKLVYQRAMAMQEACEINPSTMAAILGLADEKVEEICSEISDEIVVAANYNCPGQLVISGSNKGIEIACEKMKAAGAKRALPLPVGGAFHSPLMEPAREKLQKAIESTEFHTPSCPVYQNVSTTAVSDVEEIKRNLIAQLTAPVKWTQSVQNMVKDGATHFVECGPGKVLQGLVKKIHPEAEVSGV
- the folK gene encoding 2-amino-4-hydroxy-6-hydroxymethyldihydropteridine diphosphokinase yields the protein MQTEVVLCFGGNKGNREELIQQALGSIKDKFHLVQCSKVYESAPWGGVAVGKFLNQVAIISTSMSAESVLDILQQIEIQLGRTRVETWGDRTMDIDIIFFGDSIIQSDRLIIPHPFLGERKFVLVPLVELIPDRKHPVSGKSMLELLQECEDQSEVVPAF
- the sppA gene encoding signal peptide peptidase SppA, which encodes MKFLGNVLAVIVGLIVFTGLSLMILFGIIGIIAASSEKDVKLDEPTLLHLNLNGRLLVERTSDDDFNFGAFGDPFGNQLNAGLVNLKKAIAEAKTNENIKGIYLNTGLIMAGQANLLELREALIDFKESGKFILAYDEAYGEGGYFLASVADEIYLNPLGGIDFNGFSSETIFLKGFFEKVGIKPEIFRVGEFKSAVEPFILDKMSPENRLQTEFFLNDINALAVKQIADSRGMSFDSLMKINSKMLVRKPKDAVAYGLATELLYEDQVHAKLREKLGLGEDDDIPTINASDLGSMAKSKNITSSNRIAVIVAEGEIVDGDVEGVISSEKFAKEIRKARKDDAIKAIVLRVNSPGGSILASEVIWREMVEAKKAKPVIVSMGEVAASGGYYISAPADTIVAQPNTITGSIGIFGMWFNVQELLNDKLGITTDVVSTGELSDFMNAGRPLTEVERTIIQSGVEDGYETFITRVAEGRGMHPDSVKKIASGRVWTGSQAKERGLVDVLGGLDTAIEIAAAKIEAGDDYRVVYYPEQKPWFEEFMSSMTDQVKVKVLQAQLGEHYPMYQKIDRIKRYQGVQVRMPQEIVIK
- a CDS encoding flavin reductase family protein, translating into MKTIYPKDLSTQDLQALLQGAIAPRPIAFASTIDKNGNVNLSPFSFFNMFSANPPILVFSPSRRVRDNSTKHTLENVLEVPEVVIHLIGFDLVEQMSLASTEYPRGVNEFEKAGLTSISSELVAPPRVKEAPVAFECKVNEVKPLGEEGGAGNLVICEVLKIHVSEQILDEKGAIDPLKLDPVARLGGNWYSKISLETLFQIPKPLTTLGIGVDQIPESIKNSPVLTGNNLGRLGNVEHLPSPEAIAAFGQQEEVLEMKIRFQNDPDSLVDHLHRWAKEELEAGNVELAWKILLLSIQ
- a CDS encoding endonuclease/exonuclease/phosphatase family protein, whose amino-acid sequence is MSSLVPTQAQTHTFATFNIRWANPNDEGNLWKDRAPHVIHLIQFHKIGLFGTQETLVQQLKEINEGLGYLSIGVGRDDGKEKGEFSPIHYDPSLYTLEDSGTFWLSPTPNVPSKGWDAALNRICTWGRFKSSDGKRFYVFNIHYDHIGQEAREESSKLVAAQISAINQEKLPVIWMGDFNVTPENPAYQTIMNQSDWKDARLISEIPSYGPAGTFTGFDWEKMPDGIIDHIFVNGKVKVIRHGILTDNYGKKYPSDHFPVLVEVSF